Proteins encoded in a region of the Candidatus Hydrogenedens sp. genome:
- a CDS encoding B-box zinc finger protein: MLDGRLSSCINHPSVSATARCKQCGKPVCGACVVSSPLGSFCSEACRERFETFAKRVQELDRENTRARWNIGVKLRQFFSFLIVVIVVLVTLGVIGTLFNIPILSQWVFVVRAWIGI, translated from the coding sequence ATGTTAGACGGCAGATTATCCTCTTGTATCAATCATCCTTCTGTTTCCGCAACAGCAAGGTGCAAACAATGTGGGAAGCCCGTTTGTGGGGCTTGTGTGGTTAGTTCACCATTAGGTTCATTCTGTTCCGAAGCATGCAGGGAACGTTTCGAAACGTTCGCAAAACGTGTTCAAGAGTTAGACCGTGAAAACACCCGCGCACGATGGAATATAGGCGTCAAACTCAGACAGTTCTTTTCTTTTTTAATAGTTGTTATTGTTGTTCTGGTTACTCTGGGTGTAATCGGAACATTATTTAATATCCCCATATTATCACAATGGGTTTTTGTTGTTCGTGCATGGATAGGTATTTAA